The following proteins are encoded in a genomic region of Syngnathus acus chromosome 22, fSynAcu1.2, whole genome shotgun sequence:
- the LOC119116431 gene encoding intraflagellar transport protein 43 homolog isoform X3 → MDDGVQLGESGPVKNTVKSGRRDARNSRKSSLSASAGEDDDEGPPPKPPRRQGGWAEEVSGSGLGKSSRRAAADDLEDRRLRPQTPQGLDDDGDIPVIPDLDEVQEEDLNMQVAAPPSVQVNRVMTYRDLDNDLKYYSAFQTLDGEIDLKLLTKILSPEQEVKEEDVLWDWDHLFTEVSSELLMEWDQGESDEQASKHAQSPDAGN, encoded by the exons ATGGACGATGGCGTGCAACTGGGTGAAAGTGGGCCAGTTAAAAAC ACTGTAAAATCTGGCCGAA GAGATGCCCGCAACTCCAGGAAGTCTTCCTTGTCTGCTTCTGCCGGAGAA gatgatgatgag GGACCCCCTCCCAAACCACCCAGGAGGCAAGGCGGCTGGGCAGAAGAAGTCTCCGGATCCGGTCTTGGCAA ATCTTCCAGAAGAGCCGCTGCAGACGACCTGGAAGA CCGCCGGCTGAGACCACAAACTCCCCAAGGATTAGATGATGATGGAG ATATTCCAGTCATTCCAGACTTGGATGAAGTGCAGGAAGAAGATCTCAACATGCAAGTTGCAGCTCCACCGAG CGTTCAAGTCAACCGAGTAATGACCTACAGAGACCTGGACAATGATCTGAAATATTACTCTGCATTCCAGACTCTC GATGGAGAGATCGACTTGAAGCTCCTCACAAAGATTTTATCACCGGAGCAGGAGGTGAAGGAG GAAGATGTGCTCTGGGACTGGGATCATCTGTTTACAGAGGTGTCTTCAGAGCTGCTCATGGAATGGGATCAAGGGGAGAGTGACGAGCAGGCTTCAAAACATGCACAAAGTCCGGACGCCGGGAACTGA
- the LOC119116431 gene encoding intraflagellar transport protein 43 homolog isoform X2, which yields MDDGVQLGESGPVKNTVKSGRRARLAADQLLGDARNSRKSSLSASAGEGPPPKPPRRQGGWAEEVSGSGLGKSSRRAAADDLEDRRLRPQTPQGLDDDGDIPVIPDLDEVQEEDLNMQVAAPPSVQVNRVMTYRDLDNDLKYYSAFQTLDGEIDLKLLTKILSPEQEVKEEDVLWDWDHLFTEVSSELLMEWDQGESDEQASKHAQSPDAGN from the exons ATGGACGATGGCGTGCAACTGGGTGAAAGTGGGCCAGTTAAAAAC ACTGTAAAATCTGGCCGAAGAGCTCGCCTCGCAGCGGACCAATTACTTGGAGATGCCCGCAACTCCAGGAAGTCTTCCTTGTCTGCTTCTGCCGGAGAA GGACCCCCTCCCAAACCACCCAGGAGGCAAGGCGGCTGGGCAGAAGAAGTCTCCGGATCCGGTCTTGGCAA ATCTTCCAGAAGAGCCGCTGCAGACGACCTGGAAGA CCGCCGGCTGAGACCACAAACTCCCCAAGGATTAGATGATGATGGAG ATATTCCAGTCATTCCAGACTTGGATGAAGTGCAGGAAGAAGATCTCAACATGCAAGTTGCAGCTCCACCGAG CGTTCAAGTCAACCGAGTAATGACCTACAGAGACCTGGACAATGATCTGAAATATTACTCTGCATTCCAGACTCTC GATGGAGAGATCGACTTGAAGCTCCTCACAAAGATTTTATCACCGGAGCAGGAGGTGAAGGAG GAAGATGTGCTCTGGGACTGGGATCATCTGTTTACAGAGGTGTCTTCAGAGCTGCTCATGGAATGGGATCAAGGGGAGAGTGACGAGCAGGCTTCAAAACATGCACAAAGTCCGGACGCCGGGAACTGA
- the LOC119116431 gene encoding intraflagellar transport protein 43 homolog isoform X1, with protein MDDGVQLGESGPVKNTVKSGRRARLAADQLLGDARNSRKSSLSASAGEDDDEGPPPKPPRRQGGWAEEVSGSGLGKSSRRAAADDLEDRRLRPQTPQGLDDDGDIPVIPDLDEVQEEDLNMQVAAPPSVQVNRVMTYRDLDNDLKYYSAFQTLDGEIDLKLLTKILSPEQEVKEEDVLWDWDHLFTEVSSELLMEWDQGESDEQASKHAQSPDAGN; from the exons ATGGACGATGGCGTGCAACTGGGTGAAAGTGGGCCAGTTAAAAAC ACTGTAAAATCTGGCCGAAGAGCTCGCCTCGCAGCGGACCAATTACTTGGAGATGCCCGCAACTCCAGGAAGTCTTCCTTGTCTGCTTCTGCCGGAGAA gatgatgatgag GGACCCCCTCCCAAACCACCCAGGAGGCAAGGCGGCTGGGCAGAAGAAGTCTCCGGATCCGGTCTTGGCAA ATCTTCCAGAAGAGCCGCTGCAGACGACCTGGAAGA CCGCCGGCTGAGACCACAAACTCCCCAAGGATTAGATGATGATGGAG ATATTCCAGTCATTCCAGACTTGGATGAAGTGCAGGAAGAAGATCTCAACATGCAAGTTGCAGCTCCACCGAG CGTTCAAGTCAACCGAGTAATGACCTACAGAGACCTGGACAATGATCTGAAATATTACTCTGCATTCCAGACTCTC GATGGAGAGATCGACTTGAAGCTCCTCACAAAGATTTTATCACCGGAGCAGGAGGTGAAGGAG GAAGATGTGCTCTGGGACTGGGATCATCTGTTTACAGAGGTGTCTTCAGAGCTGCTCATGGAATGGGATCAAGGGGAGAGTGACGAGCAGGCTTCAAAACATGCACAAAGTCCGGACGCCGGGAACTGA
- the LOC119116431 gene encoding intraflagellar transport protein 43 homolog isoform X4 produces MDDGVQLGESGPVKNTVKSGRRDARNSRKSSLSASAGEGPPPKPPRRQGGWAEEVSGSGLGKSSRRAAADDLEDRRLRPQTPQGLDDDGDIPVIPDLDEVQEEDLNMQVAAPPSVQVNRVMTYRDLDNDLKYYSAFQTLDGEIDLKLLTKILSPEQEVKEEDVLWDWDHLFTEVSSELLMEWDQGESDEQASKHAQSPDAGN; encoded by the exons ATGGACGATGGCGTGCAACTGGGTGAAAGTGGGCCAGTTAAAAAC ACTGTAAAATCTGGCCGAA GAGATGCCCGCAACTCCAGGAAGTCTTCCTTGTCTGCTTCTGCCGGAGAA GGACCCCCTCCCAAACCACCCAGGAGGCAAGGCGGCTGGGCAGAAGAAGTCTCCGGATCCGGTCTTGGCAA ATCTTCCAGAAGAGCCGCTGCAGACGACCTGGAAGA CCGCCGGCTGAGACCACAAACTCCCCAAGGATTAGATGATGATGGAG ATATTCCAGTCATTCCAGACTTGGATGAAGTGCAGGAAGAAGATCTCAACATGCAAGTTGCAGCTCCACCGAG CGTTCAAGTCAACCGAGTAATGACCTACAGAGACCTGGACAATGATCTGAAATATTACTCTGCATTCCAGACTCTC GATGGAGAGATCGACTTGAAGCTCCTCACAAAGATTTTATCACCGGAGCAGGAGGTGAAGGAG GAAGATGTGCTCTGGGACTGGGATCATCTGTTTACAGAGGTGTCTTCAGAGCTGCTCATGGAATGGGATCAAGGGGAGAGTGACGAGCAGGCTTCAAAACATGCACAAAGTCCGGACGCCGGGAACTGA